The Streptomyces sp. NBC_01268 genome window below encodes:
- a CDS encoding PucR family transcriptional regulator, with product MDNQGGITVQRALELPGLRSGLPEVVAGADRLHRTVRWVHAGEVPNIASLLKGGELLLTTGLGLGTRPAEQRAFVRRLAERGIAALVVELGPRFARLPATIVETARATGLPLVQLHREVPFVAVTEEIHTEIVNGHYALERQAEEVHRQCTEALLGGGGVPQVLRILADFSVNPVFLETADGQLLYAAGTESEPADPLQVWDGLRGQRAARESGPPVGSVLVDVPGGGPGSGSVRARLVLLAVSSPLAPVHRMAAERAAGLLAVVLMQARQEEELAARGRGDFLTDLAEGRISAEDAPAQARVLGFKPGDGPLLPVVMRLASELSASGNWALLARAVLEELSSVGVPVLLGVRPVEGRVPLLLGLRSESERTAVADRVAAALRAGVERAGLERSGVHPPVVVVGVAGGWAAASAGLRHAAETATAAQGLSELPWYDARRLDTDLLLWRLRDHPDLAAFVDRAIGPLRDHDRTSRPPLLPTLETYLAHAGRKAETARELHLNRQTLYNRLARISELLGTDLDDPQTVLALSLALRARRHTT from the coding sequence ATGGACAATCAGGGCGGGATCACCGTGCAGCGGGCCCTCGAACTGCCGGGCCTGCGCAGCGGGCTCCCGGAGGTCGTCGCCGGCGCCGACCGGCTGCACCGCACCGTGCGCTGGGTGCACGCCGGCGAGGTGCCGAACATCGCCTCGCTGCTCAAGGGCGGCGAGCTGCTGCTCACCACGGGGCTCGGGCTCGGCACCCGGCCGGCCGAGCAGCGCGCCTTCGTGCGGCGGCTCGCCGAGCGGGGCATCGCGGCCCTCGTCGTCGAGCTCGGCCCGCGCTTCGCCCGGCTCCCGGCGACGATAGTGGAGACCGCCCGGGCGACCGGGCTCCCCCTGGTCCAGCTGCACCGCGAGGTCCCCTTCGTCGCCGTCACGGAGGAGATCCACACCGAGATCGTCAACGGCCACTACGCGCTCGAGCGCCAGGCCGAGGAGGTCCACCGGCAGTGCACCGAGGCGCTGCTCGGCGGCGGCGGGGTGCCGCAGGTGCTGCGGATCCTCGCCGACTTCTCCGTCAACCCGGTGTTCCTGGAGACCGCCGACGGACAGCTCCTGTACGCGGCGGGCACCGAGTCCGAGCCCGCGGACCCGCTCCAGGTCTGGGACGGGCTGCGCGGACAGCGGGCGGCCCGCGAGTCCGGGCCGCCGGTCGGCTCCGTCCTGGTCGACGTGCCCGGCGGAGGCCCCGGCTCGGGCAGCGTGCGGGCCCGCCTGGTCCTGCTCGCCGTCTCCAGCCCGCTCGCCCCCGTGCACCGGATGGCCGCCGAGCGGGCCGCCGGGCTGCTCGCGGTCGTCCTGATGCAGGCCCGGCAGGAGGAGGAGCTCGCGGCCCGCGGCCGCGGCGACTTCCTGACCGACCTCGCCGAGGGGCGCATCTCGGCCGAGGACGCCCCCGCGCAGGCCCGGGTCCTCGGCTTCAAGCCCGGCGACGGCCCGCTGCTGCCGGTGGTCATGCGGCTGGCCTCCGAGCTGTCCGCGTCCGGCAACTGGGCGCTGCTCGCCCGGGCCGTCCTGGAGGAGCTCTCCTCCGTCGGCGTCCCCGTCCTGCTGGGCGTCCGCCCGGTGGAGGGCCGGGTGCCGCTCCTCCTCGGCCTGCGCTCGGAGTCGGAGCGCACCGCGGTCGCCGACCGGGTCGCGGCGGCGCTGCGGGCGGGCGTGGAGCGGGCCGGCCTGGAGCGGTCCGGCGTGCACCCGCCGGTCGTCGTGGTGGGCGTCGCGGGCGGCTGGGCCGCCGCGTCGGCGGGCCTGCGGCACGCGGCGGAGACGGCGACGGCGGCGCAGGGCCTGTCGGAGCTGCCCTGGTACGACGCCCGGCGGCTCGACACCGACCTGCTGCTGTGGCGCCTGCGGGACCATCCGGACCTGGCGGCCTTCGTGGACCGGGCGATCGGGCCCCTCCGCGACCACGACCGGACGTCCCGGCCGCCGCTCCTCCCCACCCTGGAGACCTACCTGGCCCACGCGGGCCGCAAGGCGGAGACGGCCCGCGAGCTCCACCTCAACCGCCAGACCCTCTACAACCGCCTGGCCCGCATCTCCGAACTCCTGGGCACGGACCTGGACGACCCCCAGACGGTCCTGGCCCTCTCCCTGGCCCTCCGCGCCCGCCGCCACACGACGTAG
- a CDS encoding glycosyltransferase family 4 protein: protein MTQLRTVQVLGGGSAGSSAHVRSLASGLVARGVRVTVCAAPELDHAYDFVGAGAHFVPTPRHGGPTAVAALRNVAIGADVVHAHGLDASVRAALALSGGGPRMPLVTTWHTRSQLAGARAGLVRLLERRTVRAAAVVLATSSELVDRARRRGARDARLAPVTVPASRAPVCLHDGKARAELGAVARPLLMAVGALQPGRGYGMLLDAARVWRDLDPQPLLVIAGEGPERAAMQRRIEAERLPVRLIGRREDVAELLAAADVAVLPSRWEARSLLAQEALRLGVPLVATAVGGVPELVGDAAELVPYGDAEALAGVVRELLDDAERRMDLAAAGRVQARTWPTEDETIAHVLSVYDELSGR, encoded by the coding sequence GTGACTCAGCTCCGTACGGTCCAAGTGCTCGGCGGCGGCAGCGCGGGAAGCAGCGCGCACGTCAGATCACTTGCCTCGGGGCTGGTGGCGAGGGGCGTGCGGGTGACCGTGTGCGCCGCGCCCGAACTCGACCACGCCTACGACTTCGTGGGCGCCGGCGCGCACTTCGTGCCGACCCCGCGCCACGGCGGGCCCACGGCGGTCGCCGCGCTCCGTAACGTCGCCATCGGCGCGGACGTCGTCCACGCGCACGGCCTCGACGCGTCCGTGCGGGCCGCGCTCGCCCTGTCGGGCGGAGGGCCCCGGATGCCGCTCGTGACGACCTGGCACACCCGCAGCCAGCTGGCCGGGGCACGGGCCGGGCTCGTCCGGCTCCTGGAGCGAAGGACCGTACGGGCGGCGGCCGTCGTGCTCGCCACCTCCTCGGAGCTGGTCGACCGCGCGCGGCGGCGCGGCGCCCGGGACGCCCGCCTCGCGCCGGTGACCGTGCCGGCCTCACGCGCCCCCGTCTGCCTGCACGACGGCAAGGCGCGGGCCGAACTCGGCGCGGTGGCCCGCCCCTTGCTCATGGCGGTGGGCGCGCTCCAGCCGGGGCGCGGGTACGGGATGCTGCTCGACGCGGCGCGCGTGTGGCGGGACCTGGATCCGCAGCCGCTGCTGGTGATCGCGGGGGAGGGGCCGGAGCGGGCGGCGATGCAACGGCGGATCGAGGCGGAGCGGCTCCCCGTCCGGCTCATCGGACGCCGCGAGGACGTGGCGGAGCTGCTCGCGGCGGCGGACGTCGCCGTCCTGCCGTCCCGCTGGGAGGCCCGCTCCCTGCTGGCGCAGGAGGCCCTCCGGCTCGGCGTCCCCCTCGTGGCGACGGCCGTCGGAGGCGTGCCGGAACTCGTCGGCGACGCGGCCGAGCTCGTGCCGTACGGGGACGCGGAGGCGCTGGCCGGCGTCGTCCGGGAGCTCCTGGACGACGCCGAGCGACGGATGGACCTGGCGGCGGCGGGGCGGGTGCAGGCGCGGACGTGGCCGACGGAGGACGAGACGATCGCGCACGTCCTGAGCGTGTACGACGAACTCTCGGGGCGATAG
- a CDS encoding APC family permease: protein MAENPTPEVHRLKADSVGLVGVVFMAVATAAPITAMTGNLPIAVGFGNGVGAPAGYLFATVVLTVFSVGYVAMAKRITAAGAFYGFISHGLGRIAGMASGMLAVLAYIVFEASIVGVFAYFAQTTVADQLGVDLPWVGYAAVMLAITAVLSYFDINLTAKALGVMLVAEIAVLFAVATAVLIAGGGPDGIPLEPVNPKNAFTGASAGLGLFFAFWSWVGFESTAMYGEESRDPKRVIPRATLISVVGVGLFYIYVSWMTIAGNGLAGSVKLSASASPLDLFFAPTQSFIGAWAVDAFQWLLLTGSFACGMAFHQCASRYLYAIGREGFLHPALGRTHARHGSPYIASFVQSVIAVALVGAFWLTGQDPYIHLYTLLAILGTMAILIVQTLCSFAVIGYFRKNHPEDRHWFRTLTAPLLGGIGMTAVVVLLVMNMQTAAGLAADSLFFEAIPWIVGVVFLGGLGLGLYLKARRPERYEIIGRIVLEDAAERADDTTGPVPAAVPQS from the coding sequence ATGGCAGAGAACCCCACCCCAGAGGTCCACCGGCTCAAGGCGGACTCGGTCGGTCTCGTCGGAGTCGTCTTCATGGCGGTCGCCACGGCGGCCCCGATCACGGCGATGACCGGCAACCTCCCCATCGCCGTCGGTTTCGGCAACGGCGTCGGCGCCCCGGCCGGCTATCTCTTCGCGACCGTCGTCCTGACCGTCTTCTCGGTCGGATACGTGGCCATGGCGAAGCGGATCACCGCCGCCGGCGCCTTCTACGGCTTCATCTCGCACGGCCTCGGCCGGATCGCCGGCATGGCCTCCGGCATGCTCGCCGTCCTCGCGTACATCGTCTTCGAGGCCTCGATCGTCGGCGTCTTCGCCTACTTCGCCCAGACGACGGTGGCGGACCAGCTCGGCGTGGACCTGCCGTGGGTCGGCTACGCGGCGGTGATGCTCGCGATCACCGCCGTCCTCTCGTACTTCGACATCAACCTCACCGCCAAGGCGCTCGGCGTGATGCTGGTGGCCGAGATAGCGGTGCTGTTCGCCGTCGCCACCGCCGTCCTGATCGCCGGCGGGGGCCCGGACGGCATCCCGCTGGAGCCGGTCAACCCGAAGAACGCCTTCACCGGCGCGTCCGCCGGGCTCGGCCTCTTCTTCGCCTTCTGGTCGTGGGTGGGCTTCGAGTCGACCGCGATGTACGGGGAGGAGTCCCGCGACCCCAAGCGGGTGATCCCCAGGGCGACGCTGATCTCCGTCGTCGGCGTCGGGCTCTTCTACATCTACGTCTCCTGGATGACGATCGCCGGCAACGGTCTGGCCGGTTCGGTCAAGCTGTCCGCCTCCGCCAGCCCCCTCGACCTGTTCTTCGCGCCGACCCAGTCCTTCATCGGCGCCTGGGCCGTCGACGCCTTCCAGTGGCTGCTGCTCACCGGCTCCTTCGCCTGCGGCATGGCCTTCCACCAGTGCGCCTCCCGCTACCTGTACGCCATCGGCCGCGAGGGCTTCCTCCACCCGGCGCTCGGCCGCACCCACGCCCGGCACGGCTCGCCGTACATCGCCTCCTTCGTGCAGAGCGTCATCGCCGTCGCCCTCGTCGGCGCCTTCTGGCTCACCGGCCAGGACCCCTACATCCACCTCTACACGCTGCTCGCCATCCTCGGCACGATGGCGATCCTCATCGTGCAGACCCTCTGCTCCTTCGCCGTCATCGGCTACTTCCGCAAGAACCACCCCGAGGACCGGCACTGGTTCAGGACGCTGACCGCCCCGCTCCTCGGCGGCATCGGCATGACCGCCGTCGTCGTCCTGCTCGTGATGAACATGCAGACGGCGGCCGGCCTCGCCGCCGACTCCCTCTTCTTCGAGGCCATCCCGTGGATCGTCGGCGTCGTCTTCCTCGGCGGCCTGGGCCTCGGCCTCTACCTCAAGGCCCGGCGCCCCGAGCGCTACGAGATCATCGGCCGGATCGTCCTGGAGGACGCCGCCGAGCGCGCCGACGACACCACCGGGCCCGTCCCCGCCGCCGTACCGCAGAGCTGA
- the recN gene encoding DNA repair protein RecN, translating to MVFSVLEEMRIRSLGVIDDAVVELSPGFTAVTGETGAGKTMVVTSLGLLLGGRADPALVRIGAAAAVVEGRIALPAGAPVAARAEEAGAELDDGALLVSRTVSAEGRSRAHLGGRSVPVGLLAELADELVAVHGQTDQQGLLKPARQRGALDRYAGDAVAVPLGAYGEAYKRLRAVTAELEEITTRARERAQEADLLRFGLGEIEAVAPLPGEDAELAAEAERLGHAESLASAAALAHAALAGQPEDPEAVDATMLVAGAGRALEAVRAHDPALAALADRMGEISILLSDVAGELAGYADDLDADPLRLAAVEERRAALTQLTRKYGADIAAVLAWAEESATRLTELDGDDERVDELTEERDRLRDELSVLAQRLTDARTEAAARFADAVTAELASLAMPHARVSFAIRQTEDPEGVEVGGRRVAYTPSGADEVELLLAPHPGAPPRPIAKGASGGELSRVMLAVEVVFAGTDPVPTYLFDEVDAGVGGKAAVEIGRRLAKLAKTAQVVVVTHLPQVAAFADRQLLVEKTNDGSVTRSGVTVLEGEDRVRELSRMLAGQEDSETARAHAEELLATARADA from the coding sequence ATGGTCTTCTCCGTGTTGGAGGAGATGCGGATACGGTCGCTCGGAGTCATCGACGACGCTGTGGTCGAGCTGTCGCCAGGGTTCACGGCGGTGACCGGTGAGACCGGTGCGGGCAAGACCATGGTCGTGACCAGCCTCGGGTTGCTGCTCGGCGGGCGCGCCGACCCGGCGCTCGTACGGATCGGGGCGGCTGCCGCCGTCGTCGAGGGGCGCATCGCGCTGCCCGCGGGCGCGCCGGTCGCCGCGCGCGCCGAGGAGGCGGGCGCCGAGCTCGACGACGGCGCGCTGCTCGTCAGCCGCACCGTCTCGGCCGAGGGGCGCTCCCGCGCGCACCTGGGCGGGCGCTCCGTCCCCGTGGGACTGCTCGCCGAGCTCGCCGACGAGCTGGTGGCCGTGCACGGCCAGACCGACCAGCAGGGCCTGCTGAAGCCGGCCCGGCAGCGCGGCGCCCTCGACCGGTACGCGGGCGACGCCGTCGCCGTGCCGCTCGGTGCCTACGGCGAGGCGTACAAGCGCCTGCGGGCCGTCACCGCCGAGCTGGAGGAGATCACCACCCGGGCCCGGGAGCGGGCCCAGGAGGCCGACCTGCTGCGCTTCGGCCTCGGTGAGATCGAGGCCGTCGCACCGCTGCCCGGCGAGGACGCCGAACTGGCCGCCGAGGCGGAGCGGCTCGGCCACGCCGAGTCCCTGGCCTCCGCCGCCGCCCTCGCGCACGCCGCGCTCGCGGGCCAGCCCGAGGACCCCGAGGCCGTCGACGCGACGATGCTCGTCGCGGGCGCGGGCCGGGCCCTGGAGGCCGTACGGGCGCACGACCCGGCGCTGGCCGCGCTCGCCGACCGGATGGGGGAGATCTCCATCCTGCTCTCCGACGTCGCGGGCGAGCTCGCCGGATACGCCGACGACCTGGACGCCGACCCGCTGCGGCTCGCCGCCGTCGAGGAGCGGCGCGCCGCGCTCACCCAGCTCACCCGCAAGTACGGGGCCGACATCGCGGCCGTGCTCGCCTGGGCCGAGGAGAGCGCCACCCGGCTCACCGAGCTGGACGGCGACGACGAGCGCGTCGACGAACTGACCGAGGAGCGGGACCGGCTGCGCGACGAGCTGTCGGTGCTCGCGCAGCGCCTCACCGACGCCCGTACGGAGGCGGCGGCCCGCTTCGCCGACGCCGTCACCGCCGAACTGGCCTCGCTGGCCATGCCGCACGCGCGGGTGTCGTTCGCGATCCGGCAGACCGAGGACCCCGAAGGCGTCGAGGTCGGCGGCCGCCGGGTCGCCTACACGCCGTCCGGCGCCGACGAGGTCGAGCTGCTGCTCGCCCCGCACCCGGGCGCCCCGCCGCGGCCGATCGCGAAGGGCGCGTCCGGCGGTGAGCTGTCCCGGGTGATGCTCGCGGTCGAGGTCGTCTTCGCCGGGACGGACCCGGTGCCGACGTACCTCTTCGACGAGGTCGACGCGGGCGTCGGCGGCAAGGCGGCCGTCGAGATCGGGCGCCGCCTCGCCAAGCTGGCGAAGACCGCGCAGGTCGTGGTCGTCACCCACCTGCCCCAGGTGGCGGCCTTCGCCGACCGGCAGCTGCTCGTGGAGAAGACCAACGACGGCTCCGTCACCCGCTCCGGCGTCACCGTCCTGGAGGGCGAGGACCGGGTCCGGGAACTGTCCCGGATGCTCGCGGGCCAGGAGGACTCCGAGACCGCGCGGGCGCACGCCGAGGAGCTCCTCGCGACGGCGCGGGCCGACGCCTGA
- a CDS encoding glycoside hydrolase family 15 protein — protein MAGRIEDYALIGDMQTAALVCRDGSVDWLCLPRFDSHAVFAGLLGTEEHGFWRVGPAGPEGASAPHADRRRYVGDSLVLESEWDTPRGTVRVTDFMPPRDGAPQLIRVVEGVTGRVPMRSVLRMRFSYGRVVPWVHKVGERTVAVAGPDSVWLDTDAETHGKDLTTYSEFTVTPGERITFTLSWQPSHKEPPPLPDPEGSLAATAEFWRDWVDHCTYHGPYREAVVRSLITLKALTYAPTGGIVAAPTTSLPEEIGGVRNWDYRYTWLRDAAITLSSMLRTGYREEARAWRDWLLRAVAGDPENLQIMYGIAGERELGEAELDWLPGYENSGPVRVGNGAANQLQLDVYGEVTEALHLAHMTGLSRNDYASLLQLKLIHYLETHWDQPDEGIWEVRGPRRHFVHSKVMAWVAVDRTIKLIESGDADGPLERWRELRDDIHRDVCEKGYDKERNTFTQSYGSKELDASLLLIPQMGFLPPDDKRVIGTIEAIQRELSTEDGFVLRYPTAGDEAGVDGLEGDEGAFLACSFWLADDLAMIGRVDEARKLFERLLSLRNDLGLLAEEWDPRLQRQVGNFPQAFSHVPLIDTALRLTASGAYGG, from the coding sequence GTGGCCGGGCGCATCGAGGATTACGCACTCATCGGAGACATGCAGACCGCCGCACTGGTCTGCCGGGACGGCAGTGTCGACTGGCTCTGCCTGCCCCGCTTCGACTCGCACGCCGTCTTCGCGGGACTGCTCGGCACCGAGGAGCACGGCTTCTGGCGGGTCGGCCCCGCCGGACCCGAGGGCGCGTCGGCGCCACATGCCGACCGCCGCCGCTACGTCGGCGACTCGCTCGTCCTGGAGTCCGAGTGGGACACCCCGCGCGGCACGGTCCGGGTGACCGATTTCATGCCCCCGCGCGACGGGGCCCCGCAGCTGATCCGGGTCGTCGAGGGCGTCACCGGCCGGGTGCCGATGCGCTCCGTGCTGCGGATGCGGTTCAGCTACGGCCGGGTGGTGCCCTGGGTGCACAAGGTCGGCGAGCGCACGGTGGCCGTGGCGGGGCCCGACTCCGTGTGGCTGGACACCGACGCCGAGACCCACGGCAAGGACCTCACCACCTACTCCGAGTTCACCGTCACCCCCGGCGAACGGATCACCTTCACCCTCTCCTGGCAGCCCTCGCACAAGGAGCCGCCGCCGCTGCCGGACCCGGAGGGCTCGCTCGCGGCGACCGCCGAGTTCTGGCGCGACTGGGTCGACCACTGCACGTACCACGGCCCCTACCGGGAGGCCGTGGTCCGCTCCCTGATCACTCTGAAGGCGCTCACCTACGCGCCGACCGGCGGGATCGTCGCCGCGCCGACCACCTCCCTGCCGGAGGAGATCGGCGGGGTACGGAACTGGGACTACCGCTACACCTGGCTCAGGGACGCGGCGATCACCCTCTCCTCGATGCTGCGCACCGGCTACCGCGAGGAGGCCCGCGCCTGGCGGGACTGGCTGCTGCGCGCCGTCGCCGGCGACCCGGAGAACCTGCAGATCATGTACGGCATCGCCGGCGAGCGGGAGCTCGGCGAGGCGGAGCTGGACTGGCTGCCGGGGTACGAGAACTCCGGCCCGGTCCGGGTCGGCAACGGGGCCGCCAACCAGCTCCAGCTCGACGTGTACGGCGAGGTCACCGAGGCCCTGCACCTGGCGCACATGACCGGTCTGTCCCGCAACGACTACGCCTCGCTGCTCCAGCTGAAGCTGATCCACTACCTGGAGACCCACTGGGACCAGCCCGACGAGGGCATCTGGGAGGTGCGCGGCCCGCGCCGGCACTTCGTGCACTCCAAGGTGATGGCCTGGGTGGCGGTGGACCGCACGATCAAGCTGATCGAGTCCGGTGACGCCGACGGCCCGCTGGAGCGCTGGCGCGAGCTGCGCGACGACATCCACCGGGACGTCTGCGAGAAGGGCTACGACAAGGAACGCAACACGTTCACGCAGTCCTACGGCTCCAAGGAGCTGGACGCCTCGCTGCTGCTGATCCCGCAGATGGGCTTCCTGCCGCCGGACGACAAGCGGGTGATCGGCACGATCGAGGCGATCCAGCGGGAGCTGTCCACGGAGGACGGCTTCGTGCTGCGCTACCCGACCGCGGGCGACGAGGCGGGCGTGGACGGTCTGGAGGGCGACGAGGGCGCGTTCCTGGCCTGTTCGTTCTGGCTCGCCGACGACCTGGCGATGATCGGCCGGGTCGACGAGGCCCGCAAGCTGTTCGAGCGGCTGCTCTCGCTCCGCAACGACCTGGGGCTGCTCGCCGAGGAGTGGGACCCCCGGCTCCAGCGGCAGGTGGGCAACTTCCCGCAGGCCTTCAGCCACGTCCCGCTGATCGACACGGCGCTGCGGCTGACGGCCTCGGGCGCGTACGGGGGCTGA
- a CDS encoding flavin monoamine oxidase family protein, whose amino-acid sequence MARTNPMHLLKTLAAEHAAARRLGLPVDELRGLRADGPGRRTLLKYAAAAGLAVSAGTALPAAAATPSPPVRDGARVAVVGAGIAGLTAALTLQDAGLAPVLYEANPDRVGGRMWTQRAHWAYGQTSEIGGELIDTGHKKILELCRRFGLATEDFLGGGPNGAEEVLWFGGAYYPRAQADADFNAVYQALRRDVSEAGEVFWNRTTPTGTALDDMSLYEWIERRVPGGHAAPLGRFLDVAYNVEYGADTTDQSALALVLLMGYQTNPGNFNVWGLSNERYHVVGGNDRLPHAVAGALNPGTLRMGWSLDAVRAEADGTQTLTFTEAGATRTVTADHTVLCVPLPVLQRLDLTRAGFDPLMTDLLRDARMGHCTKLNMQFATRPWRGTGPWPGVSAGDCFTDTEVQQTWDTTKVQGGTGGILLQYGGGSLARSLTPATPFATESDPYVRGLVTRHLAGIDAFFPGTSRAYTGRAQLSAWHRNPYALGAYSYWPVGYLHRYAGYEGVAQGRIHIGGEHCSYDFQGFMEGGATEGERAAKEVIAALR is encoded by the coding sequence ATGGCACGCACCAACCCGATGCACCTCCTGAAGACCCTGGCCGCCGAACACGCCGCGGCCCGGCGCCTCGGCCTCCCCGTCGACGAGCTGCGCGGCCTGCGGGCCGACGGCCCCGGCCGGCGCACCCTCCTGAAGTACGCGGCCGCCGCCGGACTCGCCGTCTCCGCCGGTACGGCCCTGCCCGCCGCGGCCGCCACGCCGAGCCCGCCGGTCAGGGACGGCGCCCGTGTGGCCGTGGTCGGCGCCGGCATCGCCGGACTCACCGCGGCCCTCACCCTCCAGGACGCGGGCCTCGCCCCCGTCCTCTACGAGGCCAACCCCGACCGCGTCGGCGGCCGGATGTGGACCCAGCGCGCGCACTGGGCGTACGGGCAGACCTCCGAGATCGGCGGCGAGCTCATCGACACCGGCCACAAGAAGATCCTGGAGCTCTGCCGCCGCTTCGGCCTGGCCACCGAGGACTTCCTCGGCGGCGGACCCAACGGGGCCGAGGAAGTCCTGTGGTTCGGCGGCGCCTACTACCCGCGCGCCCAGGCCGACGCCGACTTCAACGCCGTCTACCAGGCGCTCCGCCGCGACGTGTCGGAGGCGGGCGAGGTGTTCTGGAACCGGACCACGCCCACCGGCACCGCGCTCGACGACATGTCGCTGTACGAGTGGATCGAGAGGCGCGTGCCGGGCGGCCACGCCGCGCCGCTCGGGCGCTTCCTCGACGTCGCCTACAACGTCGAGTACGGGGCCGACACCACCGACCAGTCCGCGCTCGCCCTGGTCCTGCTGATGGGCTACCAGACCAATCCGGGCAACTTCAACGTGTGGGGCCTGTCCAACGAGCGCTACCACGTCGTCGGCGGCAACGACCGGCTCCCCCACGCCGTCGCCGGGGCCCTGAACCCGGGCACCCTGCGGATGGGCTGGTCCCTCGACGCCGTACGGGCCGAAGCCGACGGGACCCAGACGCTCACCTTCACCGAGGCGGGCGCCACCCGGACCGTCACCGCCGACCACACCGTCCTGTGCGTGCCGCTGCCCGTCCTCCAGCGCCTCGACCTGACCCGGGCCGGCTTCGACCCGCTCATGACCGACCTGCTGCGGGACGCCCGGATGGGCCACTGCACCAAGCTCAACATGCAGTTCGCCACCCGCCCCTGGCGCGGCACCGGCCCCTGGCCCGGGGTCTCGGCCGGGGACTGCTTCACCGACACCGAGGTCCAGCAGACCTGGGACACCACCAAGGTCCAGGGCGGCACCGGCGGCATCCTCCTCCAGTACGGCGGCGGCAGCCTGGCCCGCTCGCTCACCCCGGCCACGCCCTTCGCCACCGAGTCCGACCCGTACGTGCGCGGCCTGGTCACCCGTCACCTGGCGGGCATCGACGCCTTCTTCCCCGGCACCTCCCGGGCGTACACGGGCCGCGCCCAGCTCTCCGCCTGGCACCGCAACCCGTACGCGCTGGGCGCCTACTCGTACTGGCCGGTGGGCTACCTCCACCGCTACGCCGGCTACGAGGGGGTCGCCCAGGGCCGGATCCACATCGGCGGCGAGCACTGCTCGTACGACTTCCAGGGCTTCATGGAGGGCGGGGCCACCGAGGGCGAGCGGGCCGCGAAGGAGGTGATCGCGGCCCTGCGGTGA
- a CDS encoding FAD-binding oxidoreductase, with product MAPHTTTVPDGALAGLREDLAGEVFTPGDPGYDEARVVFNAMIDRSPAVIAQCATPEDVANAVLFGRETGLPIAVRGGGHSVAGSALNDGGLVVDLRRMHAVVADPEHMTARVAGGATMSHLDRACQPFQVAVTGGRASTTGVGGFTLGGGSGWLERKFGLACDNLLAAELITAEGKHVHTDAEENPELFWALHGGGGNFGVVTSLTLRVHPLPEFGFVMLLFPSDAGPEVIRAYRDVLADAPDEAGGGGIYLNAPPEPFIPDELQGTLLAGALVTYAGPAERARELAAPLYALKPSVELLMDMPYADFQCMLDDPPGMRNYWSAEYLTGLPDEAVDAFCARADDMIVPSGMQHVLFPMGGRLAAGPADYPIPWRTAKWALHPFAVWEDPADDDRAVRWVRDVRADAQPWSTGAVYLNFTGDEGRQRVVEGFGADNYRRLARVKADYDPDNVFRFNHNIAPAS from the coding sequence ATGGCTCCCCACACCACCACCGTTCCGGACGGCGCCCTCGCGGGCCTGCGCGAGGACCTGGCGGGCGAGGTGTTCACACCCGGCGATCCCGGCTACGACGAGGCCAGGGTCGTCTTCAACGCGATGATCGACCGGAGTCCCGCCGTGATCGCCCAGTGCGCCACTCCGGAGGACGTCGCCAACGCGGTGCTGTTCGGCCGCGAGACGGGACTGCCGATCGCGGTGCGCGGCGGCGGCCACAGCGTCGCCGGTTCGGCGCTCAACGACGGCGGCCTCGTGGTGGACCTGCGGCGGATGCACGCGGTGGTGGCCGATCCCGAGCACATGACGGCCCGGGTGGCGGGCGGCGCCACGATGAGCCACCTCGACCGCGCCTGCCAGCCGTTCCAGGTGGCGGTGACCGGCGGCCGGGCGTCCACGACCGGGGTCGGCGGGTTCACGCTGGGCGGCGGCTCCGGCTGGCTGGAGCGGAAGTTCGGGCTCGCCTGCGACAACCTGCTCGCCGCGGAGCTGATCACCGCCGAGGGCAAGCACGTCCACACGGACGCCGAGGAGAACCCCGAGCTGTTCTGGGCGCTGCACGGCGGCGGCGGGAACTTCGGCGTGGTGACCTCGCTGACGCTGCGGGTGCACCCGCTGCCGGAGTTCGGCTTCGTGATGCTGCTCTTCCCGAGCGACGCCGGACCCGAGGTGATCCGGGCGTACCGGGACGTGCTGGCCGACGCGCCGGACGAGGCGGGCGGCGGCGGGATCTACCTCAACGCGCCGCCCGAGCCGTTCATCCCGGACGAGCTGCAGGGCACGCTGCTGGCCGGGGCGCTCGTGACGTACGCCGGGCCCGCGGAACGGGCGCGGGAGCTGGCGGCGCCGCTGTACGCGCTGAAGCCGTCGGTGGAGCTGCTGATGGACATGCCGTACGCCGACTTCCAGTGCATGCTCGACGACCCTCCGGGGATGCGGAACTACTGGTCGGCCGAGTATCTGACCGGCCTCCCCGACGAGGCCGTCGACGCCTTCTGCGCCCGCGCCGACGACATGATCGTGCCGTCCGGCATGCAGCACGTGCTGTTCCCGATGGGCGGGCGGCTGGCCGCGGGACCGGCGGACTACCCGATCCCGTGGCGTACCGCGAAGTGGGCGCTGCACCCGTTCGCCGTGTGGGAGGACCCGGCCGACGACGACCGGGCCGTCCGGTGGGTGCGGGACGTGCGGGCCGACGCGCAGCCGTGGTCGACCGGAGCCGTCTACCTCAACTTCACCGGCGACGAGGGCCGGCAGCGGGTGGTCGAGGGCTTCGGCGCCGACAACTACCGGCGGCTGGCCCGGGTCAAGGCCGACTACGACCCCGACAACGTCTTCCGCTTCAACCACAACATCGCGCCGGCCTCCTGA